A region from the Mycobacteriales bacterium genome encodes:
- a CDS encoding ATP-binding cassette domain-containing protein: MIEVRNVSKRYGETMAVDRVSFDVRPGLVTGFLGPNGSGKSTTMRLILGLDRPTSGYATVHGKPYRELAAPLREVGALLDAKAVHGNRTARRHLTWLARAGGIPLRRVDEVLDLVGLTEAADRKVRGFSLGMSQRLGLAAALLGEPGTLLLDEPVNGLDPDGIRQVRVLLRTLAAEGRTVLVSSHLMAEMEETADHVLVIGDGRLMADTPLAELTRRHGGGRVRVISPEAGRLDPVLAAAGGRIRSQPDGAIEVSGLTAAEVGDAAAAAGITLHELTPLRGTLEAAFLDLVETGAKS; this comes from the coding sequence GTGATCGAGGTCCGCAACGTGTCCAAGCGGTACGGCGAGACCATGGCCGTCGACCGGGTGAGCTTTGACGTCCGGCCCGGGCTGGTGACCGGCTTCCTCGGTCCGAACGGGTCGGGCAAGTCGACGACGATGCGGCTGATCCTCGGCCTCGACCGGCCGACGAGCGGGTACGCGACGGTGCACGGCAAGCCGTACCGGGAGCTGGCGGCGCCGTTGCGGGAGGTCGGCGCGCTGCTCGACGCGAAGGCGGTGCACGGCAACCGGACGGCCCGGCGGCACCTGACCTGGCTGGCCCGGGCCGGCGGGATCCCGCTGCGACGCGTGGACGAGGTCCTCGACCTGGTCGGGCTGACCGAGGCAGCCGACCGGAAGGTCCGTGGGTTCTCCCTCGGCATGTCGCAACGGCTGGGCCTGGCGGCGGCGCTGCTCGGCGAGCCCGGGACGTTGCTGCTCGACGAGCCGGTCAACGGGCTGGACCCGGACGGGATCCGGCAGGTGCGGGTGCTGTTGCGGACGCTGGCCGCCGAGGGGCGGACCGTCCTGGTCTCCAGCCACCTGATGGCCGAGATGGAGGAGACCGCCGACCACGTGCTCGTGATCGGCGACGGGCGGCTGATGGCCGACACCCCGCTGGCCGAGCTGACCAGGCGACACGGCGGTGGCCGGGTTCGGGTCATCTCGCCCGAGGCCGGCCGGCTCGACCCCGTCCTCGCCGCCGCCGGCGGCCGGATCCGATCCCAGCCGGACGGCGCGATCGAGGTGAGCGGACTGACCGCGGCCGAGGTCGGCGACGCCGCGGCGGCGGCTGGCATCACGCTGCACGAGCTGACGCCGCTGCGGGGCACTCTCGAGGCGGCCTTCCTCGACCTGGTCGAGACGGGAGCGAAGTCATGA
- a CDS encoding UdgX family uracil-DNA binding protein (This protein belongs to the uracil DNA glycosylase superfamily, members of which act in excision repair of DNA. However, it belongs more specifically to UdgX branch, whose founding member was found to bind uracil in DNA (where it does not belong), without cleaving it, appears to promote DNA repair by a pathway involving RecA, rather than base excision.), giving the protein MATTEFEVAVPPAGVGLDGVREAASHCHACPLWEPATQTVFGKGPADARVFFIGEVPGDVEDRKGEPFVGPAGRLLDRALEEAGIDRGQTYVTNAVKHFRFTLNGKRRLHETPGPEHVAACRPWLDAELALVDPELVICLGATAAKAMFGPSFRITKQRGQLVPLDPPGGLGGEGSLFDEPEDAAVNSAWIMATAHPSSVLRVPEAGRQAAYDALVADLRIGANALA; this is encoded by the coding sequence ATGGCGACCACGGAGTTCGAAGTCGCGGTGCCGCCCGCCGGCGTCGGCCTCGACGGGGTGCGGGAAGCGGCGTCGCACTGCCACGCGTGCCCGCTGTGGGAGCCGGCCACCCAGACCGTCTTCGGCAAAGGGCCGGCCGACGCGCGCGTGTTCTTCATCGGCGAGGTGCCGGGCGACGTCGAGGACCGCAAGGGCGAGCCGTTCGTCGGACCGGCCGGGCGGCTGCTCGACCGGGCACTGGAGGAAGCGGGCATCGACCGCGGCCAGACGTACGTGACGAACGCGGTCAAGCACTTCCGGTTCACCCTGAACGGCAAGCGGCGGCTGCACGAGACGCCCGGGCCCGAGCACGTCGCGGCCTGCCGGCCCTGGCTCGACGCCGAGCTCGCGCTGGTTGACCCCGAGCTGGTGATCTGCCTCGGCGCGACCGCGGCCAAGGCGATGTTCGGGCCGTCCTTCCGGATCACCAAGCAGCGCGGTCAGCTCGTGCCGCTCGACCCGCCCGGTGGGCTCGGCGGGGAGGGATCCCTGTTCGACGAGCCCGAGGATGCCGCGGTCAACTCCGCCTGGATCATGGCGACGGCGCACCCGTCCTCGGTCCTGCGGGTCCCCGAAGCAGGACGCCAAGCGGCCTACGACGCGCTCGTCGCCGACCTCCGCATCGGCGCCAACGCCCTCGCCTGA
- a CDS encoding ABC transporter permease, producing the protein MVPLVLRREISTRIRERSFLISTAITLLIVAAVVVIPTLFDPDDNDVTVGLVGNSSTVRPALEQAVTVQGATLTITQYPDEAAGRAAVDGGDADAVFLGTDRVLVDKKLSGTTEQVVQTAYRQAAGAARLTAAGLDAAAVTQALDVPPLAVTALNPPDPDSDSRRSAAFFGVLLLYFQLIGYGVWVALGVVEEKSSRVVELLLATLRPWQLLTGKVIGIGLLGLGQLVLTGLVGIVAALGTGAVDVPSGIAGVAGQVLIWFLLGFAFYACLYAALASLVSRQEEVQNVTAPLSILLVGSFFLAITALNSPDSGLARVTSILPPFSTMVMPIRWAAGDVPFWQVGVSMLLMAVVVVLLIRLAGRIYAGAVLRSGPRVRIREALAAGRGRDRATTGV; encoded by the coding sequence ATGGTGCCGCTGGTCCTGCGGCGGGAGATCAGCACCCGGATCCGGGAGCGCAGCTTCCTCATCTCGACGGCGATCACGCTGCTCATCGTCGCGGCGGTCGTCGTCATCCCGACGTTGTTCGACCCCGATGACAACGACGTGACCGTCGGCCTGGTCGGCAACTCCTCGACGGTCCGGCCCGCGCTCGAGCAGGCGGTGACCGTGCAGGGCGCGACCCTGACGATCACGCAGTACCCGGACGAGGCCGCCGGCCGGGCGGCGGTCGACGGCGGCGACGCCGACGCCGTCTTCCTCGGCACCGACCGGGTGCTGGTCGACAAGAAGCTGTCGGGCACGACCGAGCAGGTCGTACAGACCGCGTACCGCCAGGCGGCGGGGGCGGCCCGGCTCACCGCCGCCGGTCTCGACGCCGCCGCGGTCACGCAGGCTCTCGACGTGCCACCGCTCGCGGTGACCGCCCTGAACCCGCCCGACCCGGACTCCGACTCCCGCCGCAGCGCCGCGTTCTTCGGCGTGCTGCTGCTCTACTTCCAGCTCATCGGCTACGGCGTCTGGGTGGCGCTCGGCGTGGTCGAGGAGAAGTCCAGCCGGGTGGTGGAGCTGTTGCTGGCCACGCTGCGCCCGTGGCAGCTGCTCACCGGCAAGGTGATCGGCATCGGCCTGCTCGGGCTGGGTCAGCTGGTGCTCACCGGGCTGGTGGGCATCGTGGCCGCGCTCGGGACCGGCGCGGTGGACGTCCCGTCCGGCATCGCGGGTGTCGCCGGCCAGGTGCTGATCTGGTTCCTGCTCGGCTTCGCCTTCTACGCCTGCCTGTACGCGGCGCTCGCCTCCCTGGTGTCCCGGCAGGAGGAGGTCCAGAACGTCACCGCGCCACTGTCGATCCTGCTGGTCGGCAGCTTCTTCCTGGCGATCACCGCGCTCAACAGCCCCGACAGCGGGCTGGCGCGGGTGACGTCGATCCTGCCGCCGTTCTCCACGATGGTGATGCCGATCCGCTGGGCCGCGGGTGACGTGCCGTTCTGGCAGGTCGGGGTCTCGATGCTGCTCATGGCCGTCGTGGTCGTGCTGCTCATCCGCCTCGCCGGCCGGATCTACGCCGGGGCGGTGCTCCGCAGCGGGCCGCGGGTCCGCATCCGCGAGGCGCTGGCGGCCGGCCGTGGCCGCGATCGCGCGACGACGGGAGTCTGA
- a CDS encoding ATP-binding cassette domain-containing protein, whose product MLEVDGLTKRYGDKVALRNLSFSVRPGEVYGFVGANGAGKTTAMRIMLGVLAADAGAVRWQGAPVTFETRRRFGYMPEERGLYPKMRVVEHLVYLARLHGLDAPAATRAAEDLTERLGVAERRNDAIEKLSLGNQQRVQLAAALVHSPEVLVLDEPFSGLDPVGVDALAGVLLERARGGVPVVFSSHQLDLVERLCDSVGIINAGQMVATGTVDQLRAQEGRRQLVVVVPGASAAWAAALPGVTVVSERRGEVVLDLADGVDDQQVLAAATRAGRVEHFSWRQPTLTELFREAVSEPAPDASEPVQDRQEAAV is encoded by the coding sequence ATGCTGGAAGTCGACGGTCTGACCAAGCGGTACGGCGACAAGGTCGCCCTGCGCAACCTGTCCTTCTCCGTCCGTCCCGGAGAGGTCTACGGGTTCGTCGGTGCCAACGGCGCCGGCAAGACGACGGCGATGCGGATCATGCTCGGCGTGCTGGCCGCGGACGCCGGAGCGGTGCGCTGGCAGGGCGCCCCGGTGACCTTCGAGACCCGGCGGCGGTTCGGCTACATGCCCGAGGAGCGCGGCCTCTACCCGAAGATGCGGGTCGTCGAGCACCTGGTCTACCTGGCCCGGCTGCACGGCCTCGACGCGCCGGCCGCGACCCGCGCCGCCGAGGACCTGACCGAGCGGCTCGGCGTCGCCGAGCGCCGCAATGACGCCATCGAGAAGCTCTCGCTCGGCAACCAGCAGCGCGTGCAGCTCGCCGCCGCGCTCGTGCACTCGCCCGAGGTGCTGGTGCTGGACGAGCCGTTCTCCGGGCTCGACCCGGTCGGCGTGGATGCCCTGGCGGGGGTCCTGCTGGAGCGGGCCCGCGGCGGGGTGCCGGTCGTGTTCTCCTCCCATCAGCTCGACCTCGTCGAGCGACTGTGCGACTCGGTCGGCATCATCAACGCCGGCCAGATGGTCGCCACCGGCACCGTCGACCAGCTGCGCGCCCAGGAGGGCCGCCGGCAGTTGGTCGTCGTGGTCCCGGGCGCGTCCGCGGCCTGGGCCGCGGCGCTGCCCGGCGTGACCGTGGTCAGCGAGCGGCGGGGTGAGGTCGTGCTCGATCTCGCCGACGGCGTCGACGACCAGCAGGTGCTGGCGGCGGCGACCCGGGCCGGCCGGGTCGAGCACTTCAGCTGGCGGCAGCCCACCTTGACCGAGCTGTTCCGGGAGGCAGTGTCCGAGCCCGCCCCGGACGCGAGCGAACCGGTCCAGGACCGGCAGGAGGCGGCGGTATGA
- a CDS encoding ABC transporter permease subunit — MSTDVDVRAASGSRADFGSPPGLGATLASEWTKFASLRSVRVTLLLGTVLGIGSTALLGWAVLATWQEWPAAERASFSPVETSLIGTILTGTLFSVLGVTAVSSEYSSRMAALTFTATPRRERVLLAKIVVVAAVTFVATLVAVAGMVLVARIMFAGYDLPTASTGRILRIIVGVAAGAPLFPVIGVALTFVLRSAAGSVAALLGLLFGPYVLAPFLPHWWEDHGQKYLPGAASDSLTLPPLADSPDQLSTWLAALVLAGWLAAFLGVALFVLDRRDV; from the coding sequence ATGAGCACCGACGTCGACGTACGCGCTGCGTCCGGGTCCCGGGCCGACTTCGGGTCTCCGCCCGGTCTCGGGGCGACGCTCGCGTCGGAGTGGACGAAGTTCGCCTCGCTGCGCTCGGTCCGCGTGACGCTCCTGCTCGGCACCGTGCTCGGTATCGGGTCGACCGCGCTGCTCGGCTGGGCCGTGCTCGCCACCTGGCAGGAGTGGCCGGCGGCGGAGCGCGCCTCGTTCAGCCCGGTGGAGACCTCGCTGATCGGCACGATCCTGACCGGGACGCTGTTCTCCGTCCTCGGCGTCACCGCGGTGTCCTCGGAGTATTCGTCCCGCATGGCTGCGCTGACCTTCACGGCGACGCCCCGCCGGGAGCGGGTGCTGCTGGCGAAGATCGTGGTGGTCGCGGCGGTGACCTTCGTGGCGACGCTGGTCGCGGTGGCCGGGATGGTGCTGGTGGCCCGGATCATGTTCGCCGGCTATGACCTGCCGACCGCGAGCACCGGCCGGATCCTGCGGATCATCGTCGGCGTCGCCGCCGGGGCGCCGCTGTTCCCGGTGATCGGCGTGGCGCTCACCTTCGTGCTCCGCAGCGCGGCCGGCTCGGTGGCCGCGCTGCTCGGACTGCTGTTCGGCCCGTACGTGCTGGCACCCTTCCTCCCGCACTGGTGGGAGGACCACGGCCAGAAGTACCTGCCGGGAGCCGCCTCGGACAGCCTCACGCTGCCCCCGCTGGCCGACTCCCCGGACCAGCTCAGCACCTGGCTGGCGGCGCTCGTGCTCGCCGGCTGGCTCGCCGCCTTCCTCGGCGTGGCCCTGTTCGTGCTCGACCGGCGGGACGTGTGA
- a CDS encoding MFS transporter, with protein MSGRLRRIAIDTGPLRHHDYRRLFIGQGVSFVGFQVTAVAVPVQVYAITASSFWVGILGLVGLVPLIVFGLWGGAVADAVDRRKLLLISATLTWFATLGLLAQAVSGMDSLPIILVLVGIQSAAFAVASPTRNAILPRLLDRAEVPAANTLNFTVTNVGTVAGPLLAGVVIARFGGFAVAYATDAVLFTVALYAALRLPPLPPLAGAAHLAKPGLRSVIDGLRFIVQRPVLLMSFGMDILAMVFAMPRALFPEVAETRFGGPSAVGWLFAAISIGAVVGGLSSGWIGRVKRQGVALTCAIIGWGTAVALAGLGKTLWITVALLAVAGAADLVSAVLRQTILQVYAPDEMRGRLQGVFVVVVAGGPRLGDLRAGATAAVAGATFSWVAGGIASVVLVIVAAALVPAFRHYDASIAQASTPDPEDPLVGETEPSMPPVTADEAALRAPSDR; from the coding sequence GTGAGCGGTCGGCTGCGTCGGATCGCGATCGACACCGGGCCGCTGCGCCACCACGACTACCGCCGGCTGTTCATCGGGCAGGGCGTGTCATTCGTCGGGTTCCAGGTCACCGCCGTCGCCGTCCCGGTGCAGGTGTACGCGATCACCGCGTCCTCGTTCTGGGTCGGCATCCTCGGCCTGGTCGGGCTGGTGCCGCTGATCGTGTTCGGGCTCTGGGGCGGCGCGGTCGCCGACGCGGTCGACCGGCGCAAGCTGCTGCTGATCTCGGCCACGCTGACCTGGTTCGCCACACTCGGGCTGCTGGCCCAGGCGGTGTCCGGGATGGACTCCCTGCCGATCATCCTGGTGCTGGTCGGGATCCAGTCGGCCGCGTTCGCGGTCGCCTCGCCGACCCGCAACGCGATCCTGCCCCGGCTGCTGGACCGCGCCGAGGTGCCGGCGGCGAACACGCTGAACTTCACCGTCACCAACGTCGGCACCGTCGCCGGGCCATTGCTGGCCGGTGTGGTCATCGCCCGCTTCGGCGGGTTCGCCGTGGCGTACGCGACCGACGCCGTCCTGTTCACCGTCGCGCTGTACGCCGCGCTCCGGTTGCCGCCGCTGCCGCCGCTGGCCGGGGCCGCGCACCTGGCCAAGCCCGGGCTGCGGTCGGTGATCGACGGGCTGCGGTTCATCGTGCAGCGGCCGGTGCTGCTCATGTCGTTCGGGATGGACATCCTGGCGATGGTGTTCGCGATGCCGCGGGCGCTGTTCCCGGAGGTGGCCGAGACCCGGTTCGGCGGGCCGTCCGCGGTCGGGTGGCTGTTCGCGGCGATCTCGATCGGGGCCGTGGTCGGCGGGCTGTCCTCGGGCTGGATCGGCCGGGTCAAGCGCCAGGGCGTGGCGCTGACCTGCGCGATCATCGGCTGGGGGACCGCGGTGGCGCTGGCCGGGCTCGGCAAGACGCTCTGGATCACGGTCGCGCTGCTCGCGGTGGCCGGCGCCGCCGACCTGGTCTCGGCCGTGCTCCGGCAGACGATCCTGCAGGTGTACGCGCCGGACGAGATGCGCGGCCGGTTGCAGGGCGTGTTCGTGGTGGTGGTCGCGGGCGGCCCGCGGCTGGGCGACCTGCGGGCGGGGGCGACCGCGGCGGTGGCCGGGGCGACGTTCTCCTGGGTCGCGGGCGGGATCGCCTCGGTCGTACTGGTGATCGTCGCGGCCGCGCTGGTGCCGGCATTCCGGCACTACGACGCCTCGATCGCCCAGGCCAGCACGCCGGACCCCGAGGACCCCCTGGTCGGCGAGACCGAGCCATCGATGCCTCCCGTCACCGCCGACGAGGCCGCCCTCCGCGCCCCGTCCGACCGCTGA